The following are encoded together in the Montipora capricornis isolate CH-2021 chromosome 5, ASM3666992v2, whole genome shotgun sequence genome:
- the LOC138049162 gene encoding uncharacterized protein produces MGSLRHELQFLRGSRFSEDLESSESQALRKERQISRKILIFASTVALTGVVCLIVGIALLGTNKASSNVALRGSLPSVDISHDDKNDISTDPKTSRNFTESCSYSREFQKSGLADFVQKVKVLFYKLHPYELPYKPGVTSDDIRLNFEAFNPLPSSIKNVTDTSMLLLRELKSLRINTEALKAREAKAVAEMKHFLYHSFGNVYDFDYYSGQWMLGPNRFCHMQIIARMPFHFRLFLKKLSPETVQDMEVIEEALKSFGKGIKQYHQNIKLGLRTGMIGSIEECKVGLDCIKQVYPKIAESFLEEDIMRESSFRYPFLTTRFFMRFQNVSEGWFEKYGIPLDQSMAESLINFVGIPLANLLRYLARDHVKHCVPSNVSSGLFNRPLSYVYYNGVPNKSELTSKRLPTGEVIRAKAGYERTMQFFTTTNDDADSVHQLGWKILKSLYPEAVDIAKSVTRLDNETAAVKSFRKLIDSPAMYFNEAPFPKNESDERAHRKCKNEKDAREFCPVRYAAMQRWFEFSRSTLSQLEPKLLKMFHWPLGPFKTTPVCPVAISGNFMPTTSAQSYTSSYRRCNRPAFFRMPFFLDRMGPKYSEWTTSAHEARPGHHLQLQGHVENFLDWCGPLVAPLVKTRYISFSEGWALYAENPLISRETDVYDDKPFRRYGMLKWQIWRALRLIVDTGLHFKGMKRDEAIKLFNDYAWDDTDVARKEVTRYQSGPGQATAYMIGRRAIMDMRINAERRLGSKFDVRDFHYYLLSHGPGPLIYIAQQIDNYAECTLNRTSPKCQRFFAVDNERRLFSQGYGYNFKLAWDDLEEFYFPPDIHDF; encoded by the exons GTAAAATTCTCATATTTGCTTCTACAGTGGCTTTAACAGGAGTTGTTTGTTTGATAGTGGGAATTGCCTTATTGGGAACGAACAAAGCAAGCAGTAATGTCGCACTCCGCGGTAGTCTTCCATCAGTGGACATTTCTCACGATGACAAAAACGATATCTCCACCGATCCAAAGACTAGTCGAAACTTCACGGAAAGCTGCAGTTATTCCAGGGAGTTCCAAAAATCAG GTCTCGCTGACTTTGTGCAGAAAGTCAAAGTACTTTTCTACAAATTGCATCCTTATGAACTTCCTTACAAGCCAGGAGTCACCTCTGATGATATTAGACTTAATTTTGAGGCATTTAACCCACTGCCTTCCTCCATCAAGAATGTCACCGATACTTCGATGTTATTATTGCGCGAATTAAAGTCTCTACGCATCAACACCGAGGCACTCAAGGCAAGGGAAGCCAAGGCGGTGGCAGAAATGAAACACTTCTTGTATCATAGCTTCGGAAATGTTTATGATTTCGACTATTACTCAG GTCAGTGGATGCTCGGGCCAAATCGTTTTTGTCATATGCAAATCATAGCTCGGATGCCTTTTCATTTTCGATTGTTCTTGAAAAAACTCTCACCCGAAACAGTGCAAGATATGGAAGTCATTGAAGAAGCTTTGAAGAGTTTCGGTAAGGGAATAAAACAATATCACCAAAACATCAAGCTTGGATTGAGGACTGGCATGATTGGGTCTATTGAGGAGTGCAAAGTCGGACTTGACTGTATTAAGCAAGTTTATCCTAAAATAGCGGAGAGCTTTCTGGAGGAGGACATTATGAGGGAGTCGTCTTTCCGGTATCCATTTTTAACAACAAGGTTTTTCATGCGATTCCAAAACGTTTCCGAAGGCTGGTTTGAAAAGTATGGAATACCGCTGGACCAATCAATGGCAGAGAGTTTAATTAACTTCGTTGGCATCCCATTGGCGAATTTATTGAGATACTTGGCGCGGGATCATGTAAAGCATTGCGTACCCAGTAATGTGTCCAGCGGGCTGTTCAATCGTCCTTTGTCTTATGTATACTACAATGGGGTGCCTAATAAATCCGAGCTGACGAGCAAGAGACTCCCCACGGGAGAGGTGATAAGAGCAAAGGCTGGGTACGAGAGAACCATGCAGTTTTTCACTACCACGAATGACGACGCTG ATTCTGTCCATCAGCTGGGTTGGAAAATATTAAAGTCGCTTTACCCTGAAGCTGTCGACATAGCCAAGTCAGTAACAAGACTGGACAACGAAACAGCAGCCGTGAAATCATTTCGCAAGCTTATTGATTCACCTGCCATGTACTTCAACGAGGCACCCTTCCCTAAGAATGAGTCAGACGAGAGAGCACAcagaaaatgcaaaaatgagAAAG ATGCACGTGAATTCTGTCCTGTTCGTTACGCCGCAATGCAGCGATGGTTTGAATTTTCACGCAGTACACTCTCTCAATTAGAACCCAAGCTCCTGAAGATGTTTCACTGGCCCCTTGGTCCCTTTAAGACTACCCCAGTCTGTCCCGTTGCGATATCAGGTAACTTTATGCCGACAACTTCAGCTCAGAGTTATACTTCCAGTTACAGAAGATGCAATCGACCAGCATTTTTTCGAATGCCTTTCTTTTTGGACCGAATGGGCCCGAAGTATTCCGAGTGGACGACGAGCGCTCACGAAGCGAGACCAGGGCATCATCTACAACTACAGGGACACGTAGAAAATTTTTT GGACTGGTGTGGTCCCCTAGTGGCACCATTGGTTAAAACCAGGTACATTTCCTTCTCAGAAGGCTGGGCGCTTTATGCAGAGAATCCACTTATTTCTAGGGAAACAG ATGTTTATGACGACAAGCCTTTCAGACGCTATGGAATGTTAAAATGGCAAATCTGGCGCGCACTGCGCCTGATTGTGGACACAGGCCTCCATTTTAAGGGGATGAAACGCGACGAGGCCATCAAACTTTTTAACGACTATGCCTGGGACGATACAGATGTGGCTCGCAAAGAAGTAACACGGTACCAGAGCGGGCCAGGCCAGGCCACAGCCTATATGATTGGTCGGCGTGCTATCATGGACATGCGCATCAACGCCGAGAGAAGACTGGGTTCCAAGTTTGATGTCCGGGACTTTCATTACTACTTGTTGTCACATGGGCCGGGTCCCTTGATTTACATAGCTCAACAAATTGACAATTACGCGGAGTGCACGCTAAACAGAACATCGCCCAAATGCCAAAGGTTTTTTGCCGTTGACAATGAGAGACGACTTTTCAGTCAAGGATACGGATATAATTTCAAACTTGCTTGGGACGATTTAGAAGAATTTTACTTTCCCCCGGACATCCACGATTTTTAG